From the genome of Trachemys scripta elegans isolate TJP31775 chromosome 2, CAS_Tse_1.0, whole genome shotgun sequence:
ACGAATGTATCCAGAGTTCAGATGGGTTGGCTTTGGCTTGCTGTTTTAATCCCCAGTGTCATGGAGGATTGTGGTCAGTCAATACAGGCAGCCTCGGAGGCAATGGGAGAAGAAAAATTCATTACCATCTCAAGTGCACTCCACGCATCACTCCTTACCCACCAATCTATGGTACTTGCATGGCCCccattatctgagcacctcacaatcttttttgtatttatcctcaccacacccttgtgaggtagggcagtgttattgttcccattttacagatggggaaccgaggcacagagagactgtgaTTTACCCAGAATTACACAGATCTATGACAGACCACAGAACTGAACCTAGGCCTTCCAGATCCCAGGCTAACAACCTAACCACTTGACCATCCTCTCTCCAGCACTGTGGTCCtgctgtgatatttttttttttttttggttacttcAGAAAAAGCTTTCTGCTGCCCAGAGAGCCAAGTCCAGCAGGATTTAATGAGCGTGAGCCTTCTGCTTGGGGTGCAGTGCTGATTggcaactcctccccccccccccgctaacaCAATCTTAATCCTTACCCATCATGACAGCATGTAGGAATGCAGTTCGGTGATGGTCTCCAAGTTAAATCAAGCTGCCTGTGCCTTTTTGAGAGGGAACGTCTGGTCAGAGGAGTGTGTCCAGTGGGAGAGGCTTATGCTATACGCTTTAAGCCAGTGTTCTTTCTGGAACTGAATGACTGAGGCTATGTTCTAGCTGGAGGGACGCTTTGTACTCTCTGGTTTTGCTTACGGATTGCTCTTGCAGCCTGGCTTttcactcttctctttttttatttttatggtctCAGACTATTTCTTGTGCAATGGGGTTCATGCGTCAAATTTTGTTATGTACGGGGCTTTTGAAATAGCGATTGGGAAATGGATGGGGGCATTTTTGACCCCATGAAAAACTGCAATGAAAATTAAATCTGTTTTGCTGGCAGTTTTTCttaagggttttattttattttatttttgaggggGGTTGTAACACAAAATACCCAATGCATTTTTCTGACAAATTTTTGTTCTTAGTTGAATGGTCACTCACCTGTTTttcgtatttttaaaaaatgtttgatagaaaattgtgtgttttaaatcagcagcggagctttgctgatttacacctgctgaggaccTGGTCCTAGATCTCACTCTGCTCTTAATTTGGATAATAATGATGCAATTGCAGAGACAGTCTGGGTGCCGCTGATTCCAGGGACAGAGTTGTTTCTGCTGCAGGTCACAGTCCGTTGGAGCGATGCGGTGTAGCAAAATGTAATTAGCTGACAGCATCGTCTCCTCCTTGTAATATGTCAGAGTCAGCTGTGATGTAACCTCGTTAATGTGAGAAGGTCATAGCCCTCTAAATGGGCACATTAATCCTTCATTTCAAACTAAGCACAAACCATTGTGCCCCACCCATTATCGTCCCATTAAACATTCATTTAGAATTCTTTACAATCAAAGAAATAGACTGCCTACCGCTAAAGCGTTTACTGTCTCTGCAGCCAAGTTCATGATGTTCTATCCATCTCTAAGCAGCTCCATTTTCAGTGATGCATGAGCAGGGTGACGTTATCACCATGTAGAATGTGAATTCCTCCATATTTGAGGGGAGTGAGACGTTTATATCCTTCATAAGGACTATTGGAATAGGACACTACTTGATAAATTGTTGAGAaagaggccccattgtgttacCTGCTTACAGACACAGcgggagacagtccctgccttgaataGCTTACAGTCTCGAAGTTATAgttaaggctacgtttatgtcacggaggtcatggaatccgtgacttccagagacctccgtgacattctctgcttcagccccaggggctgcaggactctgaagctggcagccagcggggccatggcagggttccagcgactGGAGATAGCCTCACATGGGGTCAGGGGGACACCTGGGGCGAGCGGCtgggggtcaccctgcagctcccagctgccgcagGCTTTTgccacagcagcaaaagtcacagacatgtcatggcttctgtgaatttttgttgattgcttgtgacctgtccgtgacttttactacaaataaccatgacaaaatctttgcCTTTGTTATAGTTAATCCAAAAGATcagcttttctttttaacatcTAATAACCTCTGTAAAGCAGGATCACTGGATTTGGTGCCACATTTACCATCCCCATCCACTCTCTTGCACCTGGGCATCTTGTCGGTTCAGACTCAACATGTGGGAGGAAGTTTGGTTGCTCAGTAGGTTTCCTTATAGTCTGCCTTCTTTATACTCCATAATGCCCTTCCAAATATGCTTTGCTCTGCCCCAGTATTCAATATCATTACCACTACTGAGTTTCCCATGAGTCTCAAATATGCTGATTAGCAATGGCAAAGCAAAGAAATGAGGGAGTGCTAAGGCACACAGATCACTGTCTACTGAATAGCTTGATCATTCAACTGTGCAAATGTAACCCAcgcaccttctgggtgtggtgttctgtcccatctaggggcaccgagaccacttaaagggagagataaaatgagtttgctctacagccttggctaacagGCAGTTGACTTTTggctcatgcaatagaggctcatgcactaagctccagagatccccgtCGAGcagggtctgtcggcattacacaaATGGAAGAGGTGAAGACTGTGTCTTTGCAACCAGCTCATGGCTTCCTTCTCTTTGCATTGTTGTTAAATTCCAACATGCAACAATATTAAAGTATTGGAATGACCGGctcaaatggaattatttaattaaagattaatacagCAATATCCGGGATACAGAAAGAGAACATACTTTACCACCCCTGTACATGAAGAAGGTAGTTTAGTCCCATCTTCCTTACTTAGTGGAATGCTGGCAGTATTCATTCCCAATTTATCTCCCCAAAACTCTTTTCTTTTATAGGGTGTGAGACAGAGAAATCTTTGTGGGGAGGGAAAAGTTACTTTCTCACAATTATTTCGCTCTATGTTGTTTTCAATATCTCATTTTTACCTCATTACTTATGGGATTTCTTTTATGGTTATCTCGCTTTACCTGATTGGATTATAATTCCCCTTTGGTTTATCAGTCATTATTACTGACAGCTGTGGCAACTGGTAGTTCTTAATGAATTAACATCTCTCCATGGGTCATTATTTCATTCATCACAGGAAAAGTCTGCAATAACAAATGTCTCTTATCAATCATACGCACCCCGTATATTACCCAGTCTTGTTTATTATAACACTTACTAATAAGAATGTCTATTACCATAGAATCCAGTATCCCTCTGTGGCCTAGGTTAAAGGAGTTAAAAGATAAGCATGTTCCTTTATTTAGACACACATTAACCCAGTTTAAAACAAAGCACATTAGTTTGATAGAATAGCTAAATCACACTTGAGTTTATATGCACAAAGGATTTTggttaaaataacaaataaaagaaTTATGGAAGCTTAATATACACAAATCATAAAAGGTAAATAGTTACTAACAGGCACTCCCTTTTTGCCAGTAAATCAATGGCTTTTGCTGCAAGTTCATTGCATGGTAAGAGAAATAAAACTCCCGAGGCAAAGCATTGCTAACCAACCAAAGGAACCGTGGATCGACAGAGCGAGGCTGCATGGTTGGCAGCAGAATTCCATTGCACACAAGTGGCTTATCACTTGCCACATGACCCTGGAGTACACACTGGTGGCGTTCTTTCCTTCAGGTAAGTCCAGTTTGTTTTCAGTCAGACTCACCGTAACGTTAAAGCACTCACTAACCAATGTGTCCTTAGTTGCGTTCGGCTCTAGTGACTGGAAGCACCTAGGGTAATAAATGCAATCGGGGAACTTTTTGAAGTTGTCGGTGTAATATTTGGCCTCTTCGGGCTCTAGTTTGATGTCGAGCAATTGGCCGGTGTAACAGAGTGTTCCTGGAATCTTCACTGATTCTTTTTTGGTTGGCGGGCTGGGCTTATTAACGGGGGGAGGACTTTTATTCTGGCTTGCTTTCTTACTTGAGGAGCCCCTCCTACAAAGGGTGATATCGCTACATAGCACCAGCAAAAGCATAGCCATCCAGCAGGTCACCATCTGGGTCCTTCCCATTCTGGAGGATCTGAAAGGGGAAGAGATTTGGAtcataaagccagaagggaccattgtgatcatctaatctgacctcctgtatagcacaggctaCAGAACATCTCTAAAACAATGCCTGTTTGAACTACGGTTTATCCATCCAGTCTTGCCTGAGCGAATGGCAATTGAGGGCGAATCCACCAGAACGGTTGGCAACTTGATAATTAACCTTTGAATCTCACTACTTTAAAAGATTTCCACTTTGAACTGGTCCAGCTtctacttccagccattggatcttcttatgctctttgtctgctagattgaagagtccatgtAGGCACGTATAGCCTGGGATAGAGTCgtcccttaactttctcttaaGCTAAATATTTTgatctccttgagtctgtcactataaggcacatTCTCCAATCCTTTCCTAATTCTCACAGCTCTTCCTGATCCCTCTCCAATTCCACAATGTCCTTCTTGGATTAATGCTAATTCTTAACAACCCAATGTATTTCCTATATATATGGGCTCAATCCCAACACCCTGTAAACTTTGGAGAGGTTCAGAATCCTAGCCCACCTCTAGACCCTAATTTTGCAAACAGTTCCTAACTTTATAATTGACAAAACCAACCCCCTTGTCCCAAATGCTCCCCCACCCTTtttggaagaggagggggaacaaCTCTGGTTCCAAATTCTCCAGCATGTCAACTCCATGACATATGCAGTTTGGGCAAGCTGTTGACTGCTGGGGTAACAACCAGGGGAAGGTGCCAACATTTAGGTGACAAATAATCATACGTAGATAGCGCTCTTCATCCAGAAGTCTCAAAGGACTTTATATTAAAGCATCACAACCCTCCAGTATTACCCAGAGGCTGCATAAGAGCAGCCAGATACTTCCTTTTTGGCTGGAGGAAAGATGGTTTAATGGTTACAGCACCAGCCTAGAATTTGAGATCCGAGTTCAattcccctgctctgccccagatttCCGGGTTGGCCTTGCATGAAATCACTCCATCTCTGGGCCCTGTCAAATGGGGATAGTTACACTGCCGTGccccacaggggtgttgtgaccTGCCCAGAAACTACAGCAGTGGGGGGCCAGTTGCATGGTGCAGTAGACTGACCTGTCCTTGCAAAGCATTGGTTCAGCTGCAGGTGCAAAGGTATCTTCATGTAAGTAGCCAGAGTGATATTTCCATTTTACAtcagagaaaactgaggcactggtTAAAGTCAATGGTTTCTATTTTCAAAATGACCTAGGGGCTTTAGATGCTTTTCCCCATTGAGATTGAAGTAGGGAGTTCAGGGCTTTTCTAACTTCTAAGTATTTTGGAATTAATTCCTAATGAACTAGGCTGCCGTAAGAGCTTTCTTTGTATGCTGCTAAAGGAGAATTAAGAATATTGAACAGGGATCTCTAGTAACACAttggtcccactgacttcaatgggctttggaccaggtgCATATTAGTTTTTAATGATCCTTTGCTGTTCTCCACCTAACCGCATTTACTTCTGAACCCACTGTGTTTGGGAATTGCATGGGGGTAAGAAATAACTAATAGCCACAACCCATATTGTGCCATTGGGTATCAAGCAgaactccccccactccccctccttgatatggatggggaggggtggggggagttctgCTTGATACCCAATGGCACAATATGGGTTGTGGCTATTAGTTATTTCTTACCCCCATGCAATTCCCAAACACAGTGGGTTCAGAAGTAAATGCGGTTAGGTGGAGAACATCCATAtcaaggagggggaggggaaatctgctTAAAAATCAATCCATTGCACCCATCATAATAAGTTTTGAAACTGTTCATGTTCACGGTGTGGAAATACTTTCTGAGCATGTAGGACCTAAtccaatgggagactttccattgactttggtgggctttgcatcaggtccCTAATGTCCCAACTCATTCAGTGCTAATAGGAAGGCTGTTTTATGATCACAGGATGTTGCCTTTTTGTAAGGCCTCACTTTCAGTGGAAAGTAACAAGTAGTCGCTTTCCAGCTAGGTTCATAGAGCAAGGTTCATAGCTTGCAGCCCTGGCAAATTGTTCCACGGTACGTTACAGCTTCTTCCTGTGGAAATAGTGTGTGGCTGTTTTATTCATCGCAGAAATCTgtgggtaactttttttttaaaaaggctgtcAAATCAAGCTCCCCACTGAATCAATTCTGTGAACCCAGCTAAGGGTATTCAGATGTACTGCTGAGTGTTGTCT
Proteins encoded in this window:
- the PRND gene encoding prion-like protein doppel; the protein is MITMVPSGFMIQISSPFRSSRMGRTQMVTCWMAMLLLVLCSDITLCRRGSSSKKASQNKSPPPVNKPSPPTKKESVKIPGTLCYTGQLLDIKLEPEEAKYYTDNFKKFPDCIYYPRCFQSLEPNATKDTLVSECFNVTVSLTENKLDLPEGKNATSVYSRVMWQVISHLCAMEFCCQPCSLALSIHGSFGWLAMLCLGSFISLTMQ